Proteins found in one Xyrauchen texanus isolate HMW12.3.18 chromosome 30, RBS_HiC_50CHRs, whole genome shotgun sequence genomic segment:
- the si:dkey-177p2.6 gene encoding cell division cycle-associated protein 4 isoform X2, with product MLGRGVKRKLSAHEDPAQDMPYPQQRQLVLDLCLDKLQICQRQAEPSLHRSVLLANTLRQIQQEMRQEGETCFPPAPLISSRHHPSTPSHFPDLSPEPLECIPPLTTPSFPLKTEDKEVQLGGVENKTLFPSLAGEDARSLDAIFCSFEITNSTSYLTDMTLDDIFEDIDTSMYDSSDISVLAFPGQRSGGVDDGLKSFSSCTSNSSLQLCLSDLNDLDHIMEILVRS from the coding sequence ATGTTGGGCCGAGGGGTGAAACGTAAGTTGAGTGCGCATGAGGACCCTGCCCAGGACATGCCATATCCTCAGCAGAGGCAGCTGGTGCTGGACTTGTGTCTGGACAAGCTACAAATCTGCCAGCGCCAGGCTGAACCAAGCCTGCACCGTTCGGTTCTGCTGGCCAACACACTCCGCCAGATTCAGCAGGAAATGAGACAGGAGGGGGAAACCTGTTTTCCACCAGCCCCACTCATCTCCTCGCGCCATCATCCCTCCACCCCAAGCCACTTTCCTGACCTGTCGCCCGAGCCCTTAGAATGTATTCCACCCCTAACCACTCCTTCATTTCCCCTCAAAACAGAGGATAAGGAGGTCCAGTTGGGTGGTGTTGAAAACAAGACTCTTTTCCCATCCCTCGCAGGTGAGGATGCGAGGTCATTAGATGCAATCTTCTGCTCGTTTGAGATCACAAATTCCACCAGCTACTTGACCGACATGACACTAGATGACATCTTTGAGGACATCGACACCTCGATGTACGACTCTTCTGACATTTCTGTTCTAGCGTTTCCTGGGCAGAGAAGTGGCGGAGTGGACGATGGCCTCAAGAGCTTTTCCAGCTGCACCTCCAACAGCAGCCTACAGCTCTGTCTCTCAGACCTCAATGATCTGGACCACATTATGGAAATTCTGGTGCGCTCCTGA
- the ahsa1a gene encoding activator of 90 kDa heat shock protein ATPase homolog 1a, with protein sequence MAKWGEGDPRWIVEERADATNVNNWHWTERDVTSWSQDVINSLLLGIHVEGEEGSCKVTDVSNIDGEASINNRKGKLIFFYEWNVKASWIGTNKMGIKYKGTVEIPNLSDENDMDDLDICVTLCKDQPRTPLTDLMRKEGDKKIRMALGNYVKHLKKEFSQGMILPTANGLDKQNQETQAKVTLEKTQVGSSTTANFPSTGVKIPTVTFSLKDTFLTSPEELYRVFLNQDMVQAFTHLAASVDGCSGGKFRLLEGNVHGQFAELIPDKKIVMKWRFSNWPTGHASTVTLNFVDRSNETELTMEANGVPNNEEDRMKEGWQRYYFDAIKQTFGYGARLC encoded by the exons ATGGCCAAGTGGGGAGAGGGGGACCCACGCTGGATTGTGGAAGAAAGGGCAGATGCGACGAATGTCAATAACTGGCACTG GACAGAGAGAGATGTGACAAGCTGGTCTCAAGATGTAATTAATAGCCTCCTTCTTGGGATTCATGTAGAAGGTGAAGAAGGTTCATGCAAGGTCACAGACGTCAGCAATATAGATGGAGAGGCCTCTATAAACAACCGCAAGGGAAAACTCATCTTTTTCTATGAGTGGAATGTAAAAGCCTCATGGATTG GAACAAATAAAATGGGAATCAAATATAAAGGGACTGTGGAAATACCAAATCTCTCTGATGAAAATGACATGGACGATCTGGAT ATCTGTGTTACACTGTGTAAAGACCAACCAAGGACACCTTTGACTGATCTTATGAGGAAGGAAGGAGACAAGAAAATCAGAATGGCGCTTGGCAACTATGTGAAACATCTCAAAAAGG AGTTCTCTCAGGGTATGATTTTACCAACAGCAAATGGACTTGACAAACAGAATCAGGAGACACAAGCCAAAGTCACACTGGAAAAAACCCAG GTTGGGTCCTCCACTACAGCTAACTTTCCCAGCACTGGAGTCAAAATTCCAACTGTGACGTTCAGTCTGAAAGACACTTTCCTCACATCACCAGAGGAGTTATACAGGGTTTTCCTAAACCAAGAT ATGGTACAGGCATTTACCCACCTTGCTGCTTCTGTGGATGGGTGCTCGGGTGGCAAGTTTCGGTTACTGGAAGGAAACGTGCATGGACAATTTGCAGAACTG ATTCCTGACAAGAAAATTGTTATGAAATGGAGGTTTTCAAACTGGCCAACTG GGCACGCATCAACTGTCACTTTAAACTTTGTGGATCGAAGCAATGAGACTGAGCTGACTATGGAGGCCAATGGAGTTCCCAACAATGAGGAGGACAGAATGAAAGAGGGCTGGCAGAGATACTACTTTGATGCCATTAAACAGACATTTGGTTATGGAGCACGACTCTGCTGA